Proteins from a single region of Salinibacter grassmerensis:
- the rsmB gene encoding 16S rRNA (cytosine(967)-C(5))-methyltransferase RsmB, translating to MDVTIDTVSPARVHALDHLERVREDDAFVDKLTIEDAEARTRRQARELVAGVTRQRRWLDFVLGEAYHGDYESMEHRLQEILRLGLYELLFQSTPTHAAVDEYVELAKQALRPGAGNLVNGVLRTIDRDREHIPMPDTGDDAEDLALRYSHPTWMTQRWLDRFGLDETTELLRANNRRPMYSVRINPLRTSEDEVAAWLDEHDVVNVDSPYLDQYLRLKRLQALIAGDLLDDGHVAVQDESAGLVVQLLDPQPGETLIDGCAAPGGKAMHAAARMEGTGTIYAVDRDEQRLERVEEAAEAQGASEMVEVETADLRAWAAQPEPPQGDRVLLDVPCTGIGVLAKRAGLRWRRSMEDLEEMADLQDELLDAAAQLVRPGGLLVYSTCTTEPEENERRVEAFLARHDGFTVESADGHVPDEMVSDAGFLATFPHRHRMDGAFAARLRRADD from the coding sequence ATGGACGTCACGATCGACACCGTCTCGCCCGCCCGCGTTCACGCCCTCGACCACCTCGAGCGGGTGCGCGAGGACGACGCCTTCGTCGACAAGCTGACGATCGAGGACGCCGAGGCCCGCACCCGCCGGCAGGCCCGCGAACTGGTGGCGGGAGTCACGCGGCAGCGCCGGTGGCTCGACTTCGTACTGGGGGAGGCGTACCACGGGGACTACGAGTCGATGGAGCACAGGCTCCAGGAGATCCTGCGACTTGGGCTCTACGAGCTGCTGTTTCAGTCCACCCCCACCCACGCGGCCGTCGACGAGTACGTGGAGCTTGCCAAGCAGGCGCTCCGGCCCGGCGCGGGCAACCTCGTCAACGGCGTGCTCCGCACCATCGACCGCGACCGCGAGCACATCCCGATGCCCGACACGGGCGACGACGCGGAGGACCTTGCCCTTCGCTACTCGCATCCCACCTGGATGACGCAGCGCTGGCTGGACCGCTTCGGGCTCGACGAGACGACCGAGCTGCTCCGCGCCAACAACCGGCGGCCCATGTACAGCGTGCGCATCAACCCGTTGCGCACGAGCGAGGACGAGGTGGCAGCGTGGCTCGACGAGCACGACGTGGTGAACGTGGACTCGCCGTACCTCGACCAGTACCTGCGCCTGAAGCGCCTGCAGGCCCTCATCGCGGGCGACCTGCTCGACGACGGGCACGTGGCGGTGCAGGACGAGAGCGCCGGCCTCGTGGTGCAACTGCTCGACCCCCAGCCCGGCGAGACCCTGATCGATGGCTGCGCGGCGCCGGGCGGCAAGGCGATGCACGCGGCGGCCCGGATGGAGGGGACAGGGACGATCTACGCGGTCGACCGCGACGAGCAGCGCCTGGAGCGGGTCGAGGAGGCGGCGGAGGCGCAGGGCGCGTCCGAGATGGTCGAGGTGGAGACGGCCGACCTGCGCGCCTGGGCCGCCCAGCCGGAGCCGCCCCAGGGCGATCGGGTGCTGCTGGACGTGCCCTGCACGGGGATCGGCGTGCTCGCGAAGCGGGCCGGCCTGCGGTGGCGGCGGTCGATGGAGGACCTGGAGGAGATGGCGGACCTGCAGGACGAGCTCCTCGACGCGGCGGCCCAACTCGTGCGGCCGGGGGGGCTCCTGGTCTATAGCACCTGTACCACCGAGCCCGAAGAGAATGAGCGGCGCGTCGAGGCCTTCCTGGCCCGCCACGACGGCTTCACGGTCGAGTCCGCAGACGGCCACGTGCCGGACGAGATGGTCTCGGACGCGGGCTTCCTCGCGACCTTCCCGCACCGCCACCGAATGGATGGAGCGTTTGCGGCCCGGCTGCGACGGGCCGACGACTGA
- a CDS encoding DUF421 domain-containing protein codes for MILLTGIGIYAALLVLTRLTGLRSFSKMSSFDFAITVAIGSVVASTLLAKRPSLLVGAAGLAVLYGMQWIVSTLRRAAALVERLVDNEPLLIMAGEEVLSDHLDAARVTEDDLRSKLRQHGIAHPAQVLAVVPETTGDVSVIPRNEPVSGWAFEDVRRAERLTPLIDAEPTG; via the coding sequence ATGATCCTGCTCACAGGGATCGGCATCTACGCGGCGTTGCTCGTCCTGACGCGCCTGACGGGGCTGCGGAGCTTCTCGAAGATGTCGAGCTTCGACTTCGCGATCACCGTGGCCATCGGCTCCGTCGTGGCCTCGACGTTGCTCGCAAAGCGGCCGTCGCTGTTGGTCGGGGCCGCCGGCCTCGCCGTGCTCTACGGCATGCAGTGGATCGTCTCGACCCTCCGCCGGGCCGCCGCCCTGGTCGAACGGCTCGTCGACAATGAACCCCTTCTCATCATGGCCGGGGAGGAAGTGCTGTCCGACCACCTCGACGCCGCACGCGTGACGGAGGACGACCTCCGGTCGAAGCTGCGCCAGCACGGCATCGCCCACCCGGCGCAGGTGCTGGCCGTGGTGCCCGAGACGACGGGCGATGTCTCCGTCATCCCCCGGAACGAACCGGTTTCCGGGTGGGCCTTCGAAGACGTTCGGAGGGCCGAGCGCCTGACCCCCTTGATCGATGCGGAGCCGACGGGCTGA